One part of the Lycium ferocissimum isolate CSIRO_LF1 chromosome 8, AGI_CSIRO_Lferr_CH_V1, whole genome shotgun sequence genome encodes these proteins:
- the LOC132066862 gene encoding uncharacterized protein LOC132066862 translates to MGEKKQKEKEKSKKQKYKHPNNDSKTPSDFTFKPITDVKGLRFGGQFIVKSFTIRRAKPLELNRILSLPLPSIINTVKTPNFSSTTAYLPTNFTILAHHAWHTLTLGLGTKKSKVVLFVFESEQMKNSVDPIWPIEIPLGEVNKKMIRGLKGTEMARFKFRKGCITFYVYAVRKIGDLGFGCAEDLKLILQSVVALKDFIDHTAMLAMPNQRSINYEADIQRMGMAH, encoded by the coding sequence atgggagaaaaaaaacaaaaagaaaaagaaaaatccaaaaaacaaaaatacaaaCACCCAAATAATGACTCAAAAACCCCTTCAGATTTCACATTTAAACCCATCACAGACGTTAAAGGTCTCCGTTTTGGTGGTCAATTCATAGTTAAATCCTTCACAATTCGTCGTGCAAAACCCTTAGAACTTAACCGCATCCTTTCACTTCCGTTACCATCAATTATAAACACAGTTAAAACCCCTAATTTCAGTTCAACAACAGCTTATTTACCAACAAATTTTACTATCTTAGCACATCATGCTTGGCATACCTTAACATTAGGTCTTGGTACTAAAAAATCAAAGGTTGTTTTATTTGTGTTTGAATCGGAGCAAATGAAGAATTCGGTTGACCCGATTTGGCCCATTGAGATACCATTAGGTGAAGTGAATAAAAAAATGATACGTGGATTAAAAGGTACTGAAATGGCTAGATTTAAATTTCGTAAAGGTTGTATTACTTTTTATGTTTATGCTGTTAGGAAAATTGGGGATTTAGGGTTTGGTTGTGCTGAAGATCTGAAATTGATTTTACAATCAGTTGTTGCActtaaagattttattgatCATACTGCTATGTTAGCTATGCCCAATCAAAGAAGCATCAATTATGAAGCAGATATTCAACGTATGGGAATGGctcattaa